Within the Aeromicrobium sp. Root236 genome, the region CGAGCTCCAGGATGCTCATCGTGCCCTCAGTGCCACGAGCTGTGCGCCGACCTCGGCGGCGATCGCGCGCGCGAGCAGCTCAGGGGTGTCGCCCTCGGGCTCGGCGACGAGGTGGTGCACTGTGCCGTTGTCGTAGAGGTCGATCGCGCTGACCCGCTGCGCCTCCGCCATCTCGGCGGCATGGTCGAGGTCGCCGTGCACGATCGCGCTGGCTCCCTCCGGCGGCAGGGGCGACAGCCAGGCGTTCTCCGCGGCGATGACGACGTCCGCCGGCAGCAGCGCCAGCGCACCGCCGCCGCACCCCTGGCCGAGGATGACCGACACGGTCGGCACCCGCATCGTCGACATCCACGAGATGCACCGGGCGATCTCGCCGGCGATCGCGCCCTGCTCCGCCTCGGGTGACAGCTCGGCGCCTGGAGTGTCGATGAACGACACGAGCGGCAGCCGCAGCTCGTTGGCGAGGCGCATCCCGCGCCGGGCCTCCCGCAACGCCGCAGGGCCCATGGGCTTGAAACGGGTCTGCGTCGTCCGGTCCTGGCCGATGACGATGCACGGCTGGCCGTCGATGCGCGCCAGGGCCACGATCATCGCGCTGTCGCGCTCACCCTTCTCGGTGCCCTGCAGGCGCAGCGTCTCGTCACTGCCGTAGCGCAGCACCTCGCGCACGCCGGCGCGGTGGCGCCCGCGGGTGATCTGGATCGACTCCCACGCGGTCCGCTTGCGGGTGACCTCGCCGGTGCGCAGCTCGCGCGTCTGCGGCTTGGGCGGGTCGATCAGCAGGCTGAGCGCCCGGTCGACGAGCAGCGGCAGCTCGTCCGGCAGCACGACGGCGTCGATGATGCCGCGATCGGCGAGGTTCTCGGCGGTCTGCACGTTGGGCGGGAAGGGGCGGCCCTCCATGAGCTCGTAGACCTTGGGTCCGAGGAAGCCGATGAGCGCACCCGGCTCGGCGACCGTGACGTGCGCCAGCGAGCCCCACGAGGCGAACACACCGCCCGTCGTGGGATGCCGCAGGTAGATGAGGTACGGCAGGCCCGCCGCGCGATGGTCCATGATCGCCCGCGAGATGTCGACCATGTGCACGAACGCCGGCGTGCCCTCCTGCATCCGGGTGCCGCCGGAGGCCGTCGTCGCCAGCAGCGGGATGCCCTCGGCTGTGGCCCGGCGCACCGCGGACACGATCCGCTGCGCCGCCGCCTGGCCGATCGATCCCGCGAGGAAGCGGAACTCGTTGACCAGCACCGCGACCGGCCGGCCGTGCATCAGGCCACGCCCGGTCAGCACCGACTCGTCGGTGCCGGCTCGCTCGGCCGCAGCGACCAGCTCCTGCTGGTACGTGGGGTCGAGCCCGGAGTGGTCGACCGGCTGGTCCCACGACTCGAAGGAGCCCTCGTCGAGGACGAGGTCGAGCAGCTCCTGCGCGGTCAGATGAGCCATGGGCCCATCCTGTCAGGCCGAAGGCCGTCAGGCGTCGGCCGTGTCGCGGGCCGGTTCGGTCTTGGTGGCGACGAAGCGGTAGCCGACGTTGCGCACGGTGCCGATCAACGTCTCGTTGTCGGTGCCGAGCTTGGCGCGCAGGCGGCGTACGTGCACGTCGACCGTGCGGGTGCCACCGAAGTAGTCGTAACCCCACACCTCCTGCAGCAGCTGCTGGCGGGTGAACACGCGACCCGGGTGCTGGGCGAGGAACTTGAGGAGCTCGAACTCCTTGAACGTCAGGTCGAGCGTGCGGTTCTCGAGCTTGGCGGTGTAGGTCGCGTCATCGACCACGAGGCCGCTGGACGAGATCACGTGGCTCTCGTTGTCGCCGTCGAGCGTCGCGGCGATGCGGCCGATGCCCAGGCGAAGGCGGGCCTCGAGCTCCGCGGGTCCGGCCGTCGTGAGGATGACGTCGTCCATGCCCCAGTCGGACGCGGCGACCGCGAGGCCGCCCTCGGTCAGGATGAGGATCAGAGGGCACTCGATGCCGGTCGTGCGGATGACGCGCGTCAGGCTGCGGACCTGCGCGAGGTCGTGGCGACCGTCGACCAGCACGGCGTCGCACGGCGGCGCGTCGAGCAGCGCGCTGGCCTCGGCGGGCAGGATCTTGACGTGGTGCGGCAACAGGGCGAGCGCCGGCAGCACCTCGACCGACGACTGCGTGCTCTTGGTGAGGAGAAGCAGGTGGGACATGGTGAGCCTTCCGGTGCCGCGTGAGTTAGCCGGGTCGTTCAGGTCCAGATATGCAAAAAGGCCATGGTGGAACACCGTGGCCTCGTTGCATGGTCAACAATACGTCATGTGTCGGACCAATTGCCACGCGGTGACGTGAATGAGAACGACGTCACAGTGCACTACTGGGCTGCCGCGCGCGCTGCCGCCGGCGTCGCCGAGGAGCACGTCCCCGCAGGCACTCTCGCCGACCTGCTGACCGAGATCAGTGCCCGGCACGGGGCCCGCGACCGCTTCGACGACGTGATCGCGACGTGCTCGATTCTCGTCGGCGACACGCCGGTCGGTGCGCGGGAGCCGGCCACGATCTCGTTGCACGCCGGCGACACGGTCGAGTTCCTGCCGCCCTTCGCCGGCGGTTAGCCCGCGACGGCCGGGCTCGTACTGGCATCATGCGGGGGTGCCACGCCTCGGATCGACCCTGCTCTCGCTCGCGCTGGCCGGGGCCATCACGCTCGCGGCCTACACCGATCCGGTGCTCGTCGGTGCGGCGGTCGCGCTGGTCCAGGTCCTGATCGCGTTGGCGCCGAGGGCGGTCGGCCCGTCGGGCCGCTCGATCCGTTCGCCCCACTTCGTGGCGGCGTTGAGCGGCGGACTGGTCGCGACGGCGATCACGTTGGCGCCCGACCTGTTGAACGGTGCTGACGGAACCTCGCCCGACGTCGTCGGAGCGACCGACAGTGGGATGCTGGCCGGCATCCTCCCGGCGATCGCGATCGCGGTCTCGGTCTTCGTCGCGCTGATCGCCCAGATGCTGCGCAAGGACGGCCGCCCCGACCTCGTCCCCTCCACCGCGTACGCCGTGACGCTCGGCGCGTTCGCCGCCTTGTGCGCCGGCTGGATCGGAGCCGCCCAGTCCCTTGGCGATGCCGAAGCGGTCGCGGTCGGTGCGGCCGGTCTCGCGGCCGGCCTGCTCGTCTGGCTCGTGCCGCTCGACCGGTTCGTCTGCGCCTCGTTCGCGGTCGTCGCGGGCGCGGCCGCTGGAGCAGCCGTGACGTTGCTGGTCGACTCGTCCCTGACCTGGGTCTTCGGCGTCACCATCGGGTCTGCCACGGCCCTGTTCGCCGTGCTGGGCCAGGTCCTGGGACGCGCGTGGTCCCGAGGTCGTACGCATGCCTCGGCCGGCTGGGGCTTCCCGGGCGCGATGTCGATCGCCCTCGCCGCACCGCTCGTCTACGTCGGTGGCCAGCTCGTCGGTGCGCCCGGCCTCTGAGACGCACCAGCCGCGTCACCGGCCCGAACGTACGCTGGAGGCATGGCTGGAATCGAGGCGCTCCTCGCCGCCCTGGTGCTGACCGGGGTCGCCGCCTGGGCGGTCAAGGCCAAGAACGGCCGGTTCGCCGACCAGGCACCCCGCAGCGACGCGGAGGTCCTGACCGCTGCCGACATCGGCGCCGAGCTCGGTGAGCGGGCGACGCTGGTGCAGTTCTCCAGCGCGTTCTGCAGCCCGTGCCGCGCCACCCGCGTGCTCCTCAACGACATCGCGGCCAAGGTGGACGGCGTCACGACCGTCGACATCGACGCCGAGGAGCACCTCGACATGGTGCGCAGGCTGGGCATCCTGCGCACGCCGACCGTGCTGGTCCTGGACGCTGAGGGCGCCGTCTCGACCCGCGCGTCCGGACTGCCGAGGCGCGAACAGGTGCTCGCAGCCCTCGGTCAGGCCGTCTCCGAGCGGTAAAAACGGTCTGGAATTGCGGGATCGCCGCCACGATGTGGGATGACCGTCCACATCGTGAGACAATGGCGTGGACAACCCGGCATGTGTCCCTACTCTTGAACACATGCTTGAGACGACACACCTGACGAGGCGGCGCGCAGTCGACAACTGCCGCACGCGCTCCTCGCTGTGTCGAATGCGCTGACACCTCTCGTCCGTCAGTTCCCGCACGCC harbors:
- a CDS encoding carboxyl transferase domain-containing protein; its protein translation is MAHLTAQELLDLVLDEGSFESWDQPVDHSGLDPTYQQELVAAAERAGTDESVLTGRGLMHGRPVAVLVNEFRFLAGSIGQAAAQRIVSAVRRATAEGIPLLATTASGGTRMQEGTPAFVHMVDISRAIMDHRAAGLPYLIYLRHPTTGGVFASWGSLAHVTVAEPGALIGFLGPKVYELMEGRPFPPNVQTAENLADRGIIDAVVLPDELPLLVDRALSLLIDPPKPQTRELRTGEVTRKRTAWESIQITRGRHRAGVREVLRYGSDETLRLQGTEKGERDSAMIVALARIDGQPCIVIGQDRTTQTRFKPMGPAALREARRGMRLANELRLPLVSFIDTPGAELSPEAEQGAIAGEIARCISWMSTMRVPTVSVILGQGCGGGALALLPADVVIAAENAWLSPLPPEGASAIVHGDLDHAAEMAEAQRVSAIDLYDNGTVHHLVAEPEGDTPELLARAIAAEVGAQLVALRAR
- a CDS encoding response regulator transcription factor, which translates into the protein MSHLLLLTKSTQSSVEVLPALALLPHHVKILPAEASALLDAPPCDAVLVDGRHDLAQVRSLTRVIRTTGIECPLILILTEGGLAVAASDWGMDDVILTTAGPAELEARLRLGIGRIAATLDGDNESHVISSSGLVVDDATYTAKLENRTLDLTFKEFELLKFLAQHPGRVFTRQQLLQEVWGYDYFGGTRTVDVHVRRLRAKLGTDNETLIGTVRNVGYRFVATKTEPARDTADA
- a CDS encoding MoaD/ThiS family protein, producing the protein MNENDVTVHYWAAARAAAGVAEEHVPAGTLADLLTEISARHGARDRFDDVIATCSILVGDTPVGAREPATISLHAGDTVEFLPPFAGG
- a CDS encoding thioredoxin family protein, yielding MAGIEALLAALVLTGVAAWAVKAKNGRFADQAPRSDAEVLTAADIGAELGERATLVQFSSAFCSPCRATRVLLNDIAAKVDGVTTVDIDAEEHLDMVRRLGILRTPTVLVLDAEGAVSTRASGLPRREQVLAALGQAVSER